Genomic DNA from Lysobacterales bacterium:
TTCCACCGACCAGCCCATGCGCTCGCGCGCCTGACGCAACCGGTCCGCCAGTTCCATGTCCTGTCCCCCGGAAAGTCCAATGCTGTTCATCGACCCGTGACCTGGTCTTGTTCGTTGATGTCGCCCCGGCGCCTACAACCCGGCGCCGGCCTTTTCACTCTCCCGACCCTCCCAGGCGGGAGCGGTAGGCTGCAGCCGCGCGGCTGTCGCCCAATCCTTCCTCGACGCGAACGGCCAGTTCCAGCGCCGTCCGCCCCAGCTCGACCTGTGCCTCGGCACGCTGCAGGAAAGCCCTTGCCCGCATCAGATCGCCTTCCCTGTAGGCGACCTCGGCAAGCCCGACCAGGGCCTGCGTGTCATCCGGCCGGCGCGCCAGCACCTGGCGCAGGTAGTCGCCGCCCGCCTGGTGGCGGCCTGCCGCCAGGGCGCAGGTCCCGGCATTGGCAAGCGCCGATTCCGGCGTCCGGTAGAAGGGGTCCGCCAGCGCGCGCCGGAAGTGCGCGTCGGCATCGTCGAACCGCCCCTGCCGGCAAAGCCAGCTGCCGAAGTTGTTGAGAACATCGCCATTGCGCGGAGCCAGCTGGGCCGACCTGCGGTAGTGGTCGGCGGCCTTTCCGTCATCGCCGATGGTCTCGTAGAGGATGGCGATCACGGTGTGCGCGTTGGCCGAACGGGGATCGATGTTCAACGCGCTCTGCAGCTTCTCGAGTGCGATCTGATACTCGCCGCGAGCGTAGTAGCGCTGGCCGAGCTCGACCAGAACGTCCGAATTGCCCCGGCGCGTCGCGGCATCCTCCTGCATCGGTCGTGTATTGCTGCGCTGCACCTGGGTTCGCCGCTCGGCCGATGCGCTCGCCCGATCGCCGGTCAGGCCGGGCCCCGTGGACACGCAGCCGGACAGCAGCACGGCGCCGGCGAGCGCCAGCAGCGCCGGGACCACAGCCGGGGCAACTGGCCGCTCACGCCGCATCGCGGGACCTCGCTTCGACTTCGCGACGGAAGTCGGCGGAGCGACGGGTTCGATCCTGGACCTTGCCGGCAAGCTGCCCGCAGGCGGCATCGATGTCGTCGCCGCGGGTACGCCGCAGGGTCGTGATGATGCCGGCATCGAACACGATCTGCTGGAACCGTGCGATCACATCGGCGTCGGAGCGCTCGAATTCGGTTCCGGGGAACGGATTGAAGGGAATCAGGTTGAGCTTGGAGGGGACCTTGCGGAGCAGCTTCACCAGCGCCCTGGCCTGGGCCTCGCTGTCGTTGACGCCCTTCATCAGGGTGTACTCGAACGTGATCGAGGAGCGCGGCCGCTTGGCCTGGTAGCGCTGGCAGGCGGCGATCAGGTCGGCGATCGGGTACTTGCGGTTGAGCGGCACCAGATGGTCGCGCAGGGCGTCGTCGGGCGCATGCAGCGACACCGCCAGGCTGACGTCGGCCGCCTCCGAGAGGCGGTCGATCATCGGCACCAGGCCGGCTGTCGACAGGGTGACCCGCTTGCTCGCCAGGCCGAAGCCGAAATCGTCGCGCATCAGGTTCATGGCCGGCACGACGTTTTCGAAATTCAGCAGGGGTTCGCCCATGCCCATCATCACCACGTTGGTGATGCGCCGCACCTGGTGGGTCAGGTGGCCGAGCTCGCGCGCCGCATGCCAGACCTGGCCGATCACCTCGGCAGTGGACAGGTTGCGGTTGAAGCCCTGCTTGGCGGTCGCGCAGAAACGGCAATTCAGTCCGCAGCCGACCTGCGAGGACACGCACAGCGTGCCCCGGGTCGGCTCCGGGATGTACACCGTTTCGATGCCGTTGCCGCCGTCCAGGGACAGCAGCCACTTCCGGGTGCCATCTGCCGACTGCTGGTCGACCAGCGCGGTCGGCACCCTGACCTCGGCGGCGCAGGCGAGCTTGGTCCGCAGCGACTTGCCCAGGTCGGTCATCGACTCGAAGTCGTCCGCGAACCGGTGATAGATCCACTTCATGACCTGATGGGCGCGGAAGCGCTTCTCGCCGAGACGCTCGACGAAGAACGCCTCCATCCCGGTCCGGTCCAGACCGAGGAGGTTGACCTTGCTCTGAGCGCTGTCGCCGGCTTCGATCATGGTGCGCTCAGCGCGCGTGCAACTCGGCGTCGGAGAAGAAGTGCGCGATTTCGGCGGCGGCGGTGTCCGGGCCGTCCGAGCCGTGCACGGCATTGGCGTCGATGGAGTCCGCGAAATCGGCGCGGATCGTCCCTGGCGCAGCGTCCTTGGGGTTGGTGGCGCCCATCAACTCGCGGTTGCGCGCGATCGCGTCCTCGCCCTCGAGCACCTGGATCATCACCGGGCCGGAGCTCATGAACTCGACCAGCGCCGCGAAGAACGGCCGTTCGCGATGCACCGCGTAGAACGCCTCGGCATCGGCCCGCGAAAGATGCTTCATCCGCGCAGCGACGATGCGCAGCCCTGCATCCTCGAACCGCGTGTAGATCCGGCCGATCACGTTCTTGGCGACGGCGTCGGGCTTGATAATGGAAAGGGTGCGTTCCAGCGCCATGGAAACTCCGTGTTGTTGGGTGGACTCCGGGTCTGCGCCCGGGCTCGAAAAGGTAGCAGGTTTTCGGCCCGTATCACAGCGGTATCACAGGCTTAGGGGCGATAGCTGATGGCGCCGGAAAAACCGGACACGTTCGCCCGGTGCAACAGTGTCGGCAATCCGGGTGACACTGTGACGACCGTCCGGAACGGCAATGCGCCGCTGCTGAACGCACGGCTCCATACGCCATGGTATGTTGCTGGGCCGGTTGGCTTGTCCAGGATCCGGCGCGGA
This window encodes:
- the pilW gene encoding type IV pilus biogenesis/stability protein PilW translates to MRRERPVAPAVVPALLALAGAVLLSGCVSTGPGLTGDRASASAERRTQVQRSNTRPMQEDAATRRGNSDVLVELGQRYYARGEYQIALEKLQSALNIDPRSANAHTVIAILYETIGDDGKAADHYRRSAQLAPRNGDVLNNFGSWLCRQGRFDDADAHFRRALADPFYRTPESALANAGTCALAAGRHQAGGDYLRQVLARRPDDTQALVGLAEVAYREGDLMRARAFLQRAEAQVELGRTALELAVRVEEGLGDSRAAAAYRSRLGGSGE
- the rlmN gene encoding 23S rRNA (adenine(2503)-C(2))-methyltransferase RlmN, whose translation is MIEAGDSAQSKVNLLGLDRTGMEAFFVERLGEKRFRAHQVMKWIYHRFADDFESMTDLGKSLRTKLACAAEVRVPTALVDQQSADGTRKWLLSLDGGNGIETVYIPEPTRGTLCVSSQVGCGLNCRFCATAKQGFNRNLSTAEVIGQVWHAARELGHLTHQVRRITNVVMMGMGEPLLNFENVVPAMNLMRDDFGFGLASKRVTLSTAGLVPMIDRLSEAADVSLAVSLHAPDDALRDHLVPLNRKYPIADLIAACQRYQAKRPRSSITFEYTLMKGVNDSEAQARALVKLLRKVPSKLNLIPFNPFPGTEFERSDADVIARFQQIVFDAGIITTLRRTRGDDIDAACGQLAGKVQDRTRRSADFRREVEARSRDAA
- the ndk gene encoding nucleoside-diphosphate kinase; the encoded protein is MALERTLSIIKPDAVAKNVIGRIYTRFEDAGLRIVAARMKHLSRADAEAFYAVHRERPFFAALVEFMSSGPVMIQVLEGEDAIARNRELMGATNPKDAAPGTIRADFADSIDANAVHGSDGPDTAAAEIAHFFSDAELHAR